In the genome of Mesotoga infera, one region contains:
- a CDS encoding sugar ABC transporter ATP-binding protein, whose product MSILEVRAIEKTYSGKRILKAVDFNLESGKLTVLGGLNGIGKSLLIKIMSGDIRPDSGEIVFDGHRVELRSIVEARRIGLSAVYQEYMLVPDLTVAENIFLGSGKFTISRKKMNSEASRLLSKFGLGLDPSSKVSSLLPDEQALLEFAAAVFSEPRVLMIDDLFPVLRTESRKRLLQMIEVIKSSGTAVLVATSDPDVMALADHLLFMDESGIEHLPTPIEKGSILQRMGASSDFSILPAEGEPLIEISNLAGSGQDLRLKRGEVLNIFCDSGELVRVFTRAMTRQDPFTDNSVPLFREAKSFFDRFSSRSSSTAAEKYFSSNLKNTGLVSQVMLKKSGSFNSSKALKKSSILNKESVVSVKSFLAGLERIPGFSGLVSEEDKKLSQLRFDACDLFVFVRPLLGLDPVSVNALSTVLQDIVNRSKAAVIISDEAGSSALSTRKMRSAG is encoded by the coding sequence GTGAGCATTCTTGAAGTTAGAGCAATTGAAAAGACATACAGTGGCAAGAGAATTCTGAAAGCTGTTGATTTTAATCTTGAGAGTGGAAAACTGACTGTTCTGGGAGGTTTGAACGGGATAGGAAAGTCGTTGCTCATCAAGATCATGAGCGGAGACATCCGTCCAGACTCTGGCGAGATAGTCTTTGACGGTCACCGGGTAGAATTGCGGTCAATCGTCGAGGCGAGACGGATCGGCCTAAGTGCCGTTTATCAAGAATACATGCTTGTTCCCGATCTTACGGTCGCCGAGAATATCTTTCTTGGATCCGGCAAGTTCACGATTAGCAGAAAGAAGATGAACAGCGAGGCTTCGCGACTGCTCTCCAAATTCGGCTTAGGCTTGGATCCTTCGTCAAAAGTCTCTTCACTTTTGCCTGATGAGCAGGCGCTGCTGGAGTTTGCAGCCGCTGTCTTCTCCGAACCCAGAGTTCTGATGATCGACGATCTATTCCCGGTTTTGCGAACCGAATCCAGGAAGCGGCTTCTCCAAATGATTGAAGTGATCAAGAGTAGTGGAACCGCAGTTCTCGTTGCGACTTCCGATCCAGACGTAATGGCGCTGGCAGATCATCTGCTTTTTATGGACGAGTCGGGAATTGAGCACCTCCCTACCCCGATCGAAAAGGGATCGATACTCCAAAGAATGGGAGCCTCAAGTGATTTCTCCATACTTCCCGCAGAAGGAGAACCGCTGATCGAAATAAGTAACCTTGCCGGTTCAGGGCAGGATCTTAGATTGAAAAGAGGGGAGGTTCTGAATATCTTCTGTGATAGTGGAGAGCTGGTGAGAGTATTTACGCGAGCTATGACCAGGCAGGATCCCTTTACCGACAACTCGGTCCCGCTATTTCGAGAGGCGAAGAGTTTCTTCGATCGGTTTTCCTCCAGATCGTCTTCTACTGCAGCCGAAAAGTATTTCAGCTCAAACCTTAAGAATACTGGACTTGTCTCTCAGGTAATGCTGAAGAAATCGGGAAGTTTCAACTCATCCAAGGCACTCAAGAAAAGCTCTATTCTGAATAAGGAAAGCGTTGTTTCAGTCAAGAGTTTTCTTGCAGGACTTGAAAGAATCCCTGGGTTCTCCGGCCTTGTGTCTGAGGAAGACAAAAAGCTTTCACAGTTGAGGTTCGATGCCTGTGATCTATTTGTTTTCGTAAGACCACTGTTAGGGTTAGACCCGGTTTCGGTAAACGCTCTTTCGACTGTTCTTCAGGATATCGTGAATAGATCTAAGGCCGCAGTGATTATCTCAGACGAGGCAGGGAGCAGTGCTTTGAGCACGAGAAAAATGAGGAGCGCCGGATGA